A genomic region of Salinibacter pepae contains the following coding sequences:
- a CDS encoding sulfotransferase family protein, with the protein MNRVNLFVIGVNKAGTSWLYYLLDHHPDVFMADAKELYYFGEAGPEEEGPKTLKAYHRHFPFDQDYRYFGDATVMYYKSAATADEIRAYNPDAKLLAIVRDPIQRLLSQFQYNKQLGLIDEATSLSEALPDRRYLIDTSHYEETLPAYTDRFGADRFKVVSLEAGHADPGAFWEELLDFLALPRAPRPEENDQPENPTGSPAFRAVYRSTVRPLRRHFPQAYRWLLGSTAARQAKLALLRLLGKAGAKSEALSPEMEARLQKEFAPTYAYLRDLGFEVYAEALEAPSDR; encoded by the coding sequence ATGAACCGGGTCAACCTCTTTGTTATCGGCGTGAACAAGGCCGGTACGAGCTGGCTCTACTACCTGCTCGACCACCACCCCGACGTGTTCATGGCGGACGCCAAGGAGCTGTACTATTTCGGCGAGGCGGGCCCCGAGGAAGAGGGCCCAAAAACCCTCAAGGCGTATCACCGCCACTTTCCCTTCGACCAGGACTATCGGTACTTCGGCGACGCCACGGTGATGTACTACAAAAGCGCGGCGACGGCCGACGAAATCCGGGCCTACAACCCGGACGCCAAGCTGCTGGCGATCGTCCGCGATCCGATCCAGCGCCTGCTGTCCCAGTTTCAGTACAACAAGCAGCTCGGCCTTATCGACGAGGCCACCTCCCTGTCGGAGGCGCTCCCTGATCGGAGGTACCTCATCGACACCAGTCACTACGAAGAGACCCTTCCGGCGTACACCGATCGGTTCGGGGCGGATCGGTTCAAGGTCGTGAGCCTGGAGGCGGGACACGCAGATCCGGGGGCGTTCTGGGAAGAGCTTCTGGACTTCCTTGCCCTGCCGCGTGCCCCTCGCCCAGAGGAAAACGATCAGCCCGAGAATCCGACGGGCAGTCCAGCCTTTCGGGCCGTGTATCGCTCTACCGTTCGGCCCCTGCGCCGCCACTTTCCGCAGGCCTATCGCTGGCTGCTCGGAAGCACCGCGGCCCGACAGGCCAAGCTGGCACTCCTTCGTCTTCTGGGGAAGGCGGGGGCCAAAAGCGAAGCCCTCTCCCCCGAGATGGAGGCGCGGCTGCAGAAAGAGTTTGCCCCAACCTATGCCTATCTACGCGACCTCGGGTTCGAGGTGTACGCCGAGGCTCTCGAAGCCCCCTCCGACAGGTAG
- a CDS encoding class I SAM-dependent methyltransferase, with protein MDDLDHCPLCHGTHHRPFTTCRDHTVSGRSFDLVECTACGFRFTNPRPSSDEIGRYYDSEGYTPHQDTSQNVIDTLYRWVRLYTLRSKRRLVASLVDSPPGRLLDFGCGTGEFLAHCRSHGWTACGLEPDEKAQEVAAATHGLTVEPPEHIHDLPSDHFDVITLWHVLEHVPKLSDTIAELRRTLAPTGTLVVAVPNCASLDAQYYGADWAAYDVPRHLYHFRPPDIRRLFNRHGMTATDVRPMRLDAFYVSLLSEQSRDGWLLRAPVVAALSVLWNAAYGHHSSAQLYLIRGESPR; from the coding sequence GTGGACGATCTCGACCACTGCCCCCTCTGCCATGGCACGCACCATCGGCCCTTCACGACGTGCCGGGACCACACCGTTTCGGGGAGGTCGTTTGACCTTGTGGAGTGCACCGCCTGTGGGTTCCGCTTCACCAACCCGCGGCCCAGCAGTGATGAGATTGGACGGTACTACGACAGTGAAGGCTACACCCCCCACCAGGATACTAGTCAGAACGTCATCGACACCCTCTACCGGTGGGTGCGCCTCTACACCCTGCGCTCGAAACGCCGGCTTGTCGCCAGCCTCGTCGACAGCCCGCCCGGCCGCCTGCTCGACTTCGGGTGCGGAACGGGGGAGTTCCTGGCGCACTGCCGCTCGCACGGGTGGACGGCCTGCGGGCTTGAGCCCGACGAGAAAGCGCAGGAGGTGGCGGCCGCGACGCACGGACTGACCGTGGAGCCCCCCGAACACATCCACGACCTGCCGTCCGACCACTTCGACGTAATCACGCTCTGGCACGTGCTGGAGCACGTCCCGAAACTGTCCGACACAATCGCGGAGCTGCGGCGCACCCTCGCGCCCACCGGCACCCTGGTCGTGGCCGTCCCCAACTGCGCGTCCCTCGACGCCCAGTACTACGGCGCAGACTGGGCCGCGTACGACGTGCCCCGCCACCTGTACCACTTCCGCCCGCCCGACATCCGCCGCCTGTTCAACCGCCACGGCATGACCGCAACCGACGTTCGCCCCATGCGGCTCGACGCGTTTTACGTGTCGCTGCTTAGCGAGCAGTCCCGGGACGGGTGGCTTCTCCGAGCGCCCGTCGTGGCCGCGCTCTCTGTCCTCTGGAACGCCGCCTACGGACACCACTCCTCCGCGCAGCTATACCTCATCCGGGGCGAGTCGCCCCGCTAA
- a CDS encoding sulfotransferase domain-containing protein — MLLNEGVVQFNRLIAESPFGEEGPALLVHCCHHRSGTVWFTRVLSTVARQYGLHFQGAGQDALKPSTEVFLQDHSRIDRSALPPYRGSHMIRDPRDMVVSGYHYHLWTEEEWAHHPREQYDGQSFREALNSVGKKRGMILEMERFCGEDLQDMLRWEYDDPAFLELKYEDVIADEASHFEALFEHYGFHEEAVEVGLDVARYYSFQNLSGRNFGEVEEESHLRSGRTSQWEEHFDDELKARFKELAGDAVVQLGYEENNDW, encoded by the coding sequence ATGCTACTGAACGAAGGTGTCGTTCAGTTCAATCGGTTGATTGCCGAAAGCCCGTTCGGGGAGGAGGGGCCGGCCCTGCTCGTGCACTGCTGTCACCACCGGAGCGGCACCGTCTGGTTTACCCGGGTGCTGTCGACGGTGGCCCGGCAGTACGGCCTTCACTTTCAGGGGGCCGGGCAGGATGCCCTGAAGCCGTCCACGGAGGTGTTTTTGCAGGACCACAGCCGCATCGACCGGTCGGCCCTTCCGCCGTACCGCGGCTCCCACATGATCCGGGACCCCCGAGACATGGTCGTATCCGGGTACCACTACCACCTCTGGACGGAGGAGGAGTGGGCCCACCACCCCCGTGAGCAGTACGACGGACAGAGCTTTCGGGAGGCCCTGAACAGCGTGGGGAAGAAGCGAGGGATGATTCTGGAAATGGAGCGCTTCTGCGGAGAAGACCTTCAGGATATGCTCCGCTGGGAATATGACGACCCGGCCTTCTTGGAGCTGAAGTACGAAGACGTGATCGCCGACGAGGCCTCTCATTTTGAGGCTCTGTTCGAGCACTACGGTTTTCACGAGGAGGCGGTGGAGGTCGGGCTGGACGTCGCCCGGTACTACAGCTTTCAAAACCTGTCCGGGCGCAATTTTGGCGAGGTCGAAGAAGAGTCGCACCTTCGATCGGGGCGGACGAGTCAGTGGGAGGAGCACTTCGACGACGAACTAAAGGCTCGTTTCAAGGAGTTGGCCGGCGATGCGGTCGTGCAACTCGGCTACGAGGAGAACAACGACTGGTGA
- a CDS encoding TRAP transporter large permease, producing the protein MGADLLAPLMFAGALLLIFSGYPVAFSLGGTALAFMFIGEQAGLLNWGLLRAMPSRIFGVMSNFILLAVPFFIFMGTMLEKSRLAEDLLTTIGQLFGVVRGGLAIAVVFVGALLAAATGVVGASVVAMGLISMPVMLRYGYSEELSSGVITAAGTLGQIIPPSIVLIVLADQLGISVGDLFIGALVPGVALASLYALYAGGVALLWPDVAPALPADTRDISPGRLAQRVLLVMLPPLVLILLVLGSIFAGVATPTEAGALGAVGAMALAAANGRLSMDALHETMDETMRLTSMVMFLLVGSTAFSLVFRGLGGDFWVEGLLTNLPGGVIGFLIVANLVIFLLGFFIDFFEIAFIIIPLLQAPAARLLPPEFGATADAALVWFGVMVGMNLQTSFLTPPFGFALFYLRGVAPGEVATTQIYRGAVPFIVIQVLGLLALTLYPEMVTWAL; encoded by the coding sequence ATGGGTGCCGATCTTCTCGCGCCGCTGATGTTTGCGGGGGCCCTTCTGCTGATCTTTTCCGGGTACCCCGTCGCGTTTTCCCTCGGCGGGACGGCGCTCGCATTTATGTTTATTGGCGAGCAGGCGGGGCTGCTCAACTGGGGCCTTCTGCGGGCGATGCCGTCCCGCATCTTCGGGGTGATGTCGAACTTCATCCTCCTCGCGGTGCCCTTCTTCATCTTCATGGGCACCATGCTGGAGAAGTCGCGCCTGGCAGAGGACCTGCTTACGACGATCGGGCAGCTGTTCGGGGTGGTGCGCGGGGGGCTCGCGATCGCCGTCGTGTTCGTGGGGGCGCTGCTGGCCGCGGCGACGGGCGTCGTGGGGGCATCGGTCGTAGCGATGGGGCTCATTTCGATGCCCGTGATGCTGCGCTACGGCTACTCCGAAGAGCTGTCCTCCGGCGTCATTACGGCGGCGGGCACCCTCGGGCAAATCATCCCGCCGAGCATTGTGCTGATCGTGCTGGCCGACCAGCTCGGCATCAGTGTGGGGGACCTCTTCATCGGGGCGCTCGTGCCGGGTGTGGCCCTGGCGAGCCTCTACGCCCTGTACGCGGGCGGGGTGGCGCTCCTCTGGCCCGACGTGGCGCCGGCCCTGCCCGCCGACACCCGTGACATTTCGCCGGGGCGGCTCGCCCAACGCGTGCTTCTCGTGATGCTGCCGCCGCTCGTGCTCATTCTGCTCGTGCTGGGCAGCATCTTCGCCGGGGTGGCCACCCCCACCGAGGCCGGGGCGCTCGGGGCCGTGGGGGCCATGGCCCTCGCCGCGGCCAACGGGCGCCTGTCGATGGATGCCCTCCACGAGACGATGGACGAGACGATGCGGCTCACCTCCATGGTCATGTTCTTGCTCGTGGGCTCCACGGCCTTCTCGCTCGTGTTTCGGGGGTTGGGGGGCGACTTCTGGGTGGAGGGGCTCCTGACGAACCTTCCGGGCGGGGTGATCGGCTTTCTCATCGTGGCCAACCTCGTGATCTTTCTGCTCGGGTTCTTCATCGACTTCTTCGAGATCGCGTTCATCATCATTCCGCTGCTGCAGGCGCCGGCCGCCCGGCTGCTGCCGCCGGAGTTCGGGGCGACGGCCGACGCGGCCCTCGTCTGGTTCGGGGTGATGGTGGGGATGAACCTGCAGACCTCGTTTCTGACGCCGCCTTTCGGGTTCGCGCTCTTCTACCTCCGTGGGGTGGCGCCCGGCGAGGTGGCCACCACCCAGATCTACCGGGGCGCGGTCCCGTTCATCGTGATTCAGGTGCTTGGGCTGCTGGCATTGACGCTCTACCCCGAAATGGTCACCTGGGCGCTGTGA
- a CDS encoding SDR family oxidoreductase, with translation MTVAVIGAHGGIGRRLLPRLNEAGHDPIGVVRSEDQFAAIRGRGAEPRLGDLEAAFASALDGVDAVVFAAGAGGSTGWDKTILVDLWGAERAVRACEEKEIGRFVMISSRGAGDPESRQGPIKPYIVAKHVADRTLQRSSLDETILRPTRLTDAEGTGRVAAYVDTDPDAGDPIPRADVAQVVVECLDRDITIGHAITLYGGDTPIAEALAPPS, from the coding sequence ATGACTGTTGCAGTCATCGGTGCCCACGGCGGCATCGGCCGCCGCCTCCTTCCGCGCCTTAACGAGGCGGGCCACGATCCCATCGGTGTCGTTCGCTCTGAGGACCAATTTGCGGCGATCCGGGGCCGTGGGGCCGAGCCGCGGCTTGGGGATCTGGAGGCGGCGTTTGCGTCGGCCCTCGACGGGGTGGATGCGGTCGTCTTTGCGGCGGGGGCCGGGGGAAGCACAGGGTGGGACAAGACGATCCTGGTCGACCTCTGGGGGGCCGAGCGGGCGGTCCGCGCGTGTGAAGAAAAGGAGATCGGCCGGTTCGTCATGATCAGCTCGCGCGGCGCCGGCGATCCGGAGTCGCGACAGGGGCCGATCAAGCCCTACATCGTGGCCAAGCACGTCGCCGACCGCACGCTCCAGCGCTCGTCGCTCGACGAGACGATCCTGCGGCCCACGCGTCTTACGGATGCGGAGGGCACCGGTCGCGTCGCGGCCTACGTCGACACGGATCCCGATGCGGGCGATCCCATTCCCCGGGCCGACGTGGCACAGGTCGTGGTCGAGTGTCTGGATCGGGACATCACGATTGGGCACGCCATCACGCTGTACGGCGGCGACACACCGATTGCGGAGGCGTTAGCCCCGCCTTCCTGA
- a CDS encoding AAA family ATPase, with product MPDLFDEQAEQARQERAPLADRMRPRTLDEFVGQEHFIGEGKLLRRAIEADRVSSVLFCGPPGTGKTTLARIIARTTEAHFASLNAVLSGVTDLREAVQKAKNRLRHHQTRTILFIDEVHRFNTAQQDALLPHVEDGTVTFIGATTENPYFEVNDALVSRSRVFELEPLEEEHLRQVAAMALTDAERGYGDRDVEVTEAALDHLIGTANGDARSVLNALELAIETTAPDAEGTVTIDLDVAEDSIQQRAVLYDKEGDAHFDTISAFIKSLRGSDPDAALYWLARMLYAGEEPRFILRRMLIFAAEDVGLADPQALQVAQSVAKGFEYVGMPEGQFLIAECCLYLATAPKSNSTFAYFDALDHVREEQTDDIPQHLKDPSRDQEGLGHGEGYKYPHAYREHYTPQQYLPNEMQGTYFYDPSGEGYEEQVANRLAQWRERDFDEDVVKRAHQYADDEA from the coding sequence CGCCGGGCCATCGAGGCGGATCGGGTGTCCTCCGTCCTCTTCTGCGGCCCGCCCGGCACGGGCAAGACGACCCTCGCCCGCATCATCGCCCGGACGACCGAGGCGCACTTTGCCTCCCTCAACGCGGTCTTGAGTGGGGTCACCGACCTCCGGGAGGCGGTCCAGAAGGCGAAGAACCGCCTCCGGCACCACCAGACGCGGACCATCCTCTTCATCGATGAGGTGCACCGCTTCAATACGGCCCAGCAGGACGCGCTGCTGCCGCACGTGGAGGACGGCACCGTCACCTTCATCGGCGCCACGACCGAGAACCCCTACTTCGAGGTCAACGACGCGTTGGTGAGCCGCTCGCGCGTCTTTGAACTGGAGCCGCTTGAGGAGGAACACCTTCGTCAGGTGGCGGCCATGGCGCTGACCGACGCGGAGCGCGGCTACGGCGACCGCGATGTGGAGGTGACGGAGGCGGCCCTGGATCACCTGATCGGCACGGCCAACGGCGACGCGCGCTCGGTGCTCAACGCCCTGGAGCTGGCCATCGAGACCACCGCGCCGGACGCCGAAGGGACCGTCACGATCGACCTGGACGTGGCGGAGGATTCGATTCAGCAGCGGGCCGTACTCTACGACAAGGAGGGCGATGCGCACTTCGACACCATCAGTGCGTTTATCAAAAGCCTGCGTGGGTCCGACCCCGACGCGGCGCTCTACTGGCTCGCCCGCATGCTCTACGCGGGGGAGGAGCCGCGCTTCATCCTGCGTCGGATGCTCATCTTCGCCGCCGAGGACGTGGGGCTGGCCGACCCTCAGGCGCTCCAGGTGGCCCAGAGCGTCGCCAAAGGCTTCGAGTACGTGGGCATGCCGGAGGGGCAGTTCCTGATCGCCGAGTGCTGTCTCTACCTGGCCACGGCCCCGAAGAGCAACAGCACCTTTGCCTACTTCGACGCGCTCGACCACGTCCGCGAGGAGCAGACCGACGACATCCCGCAGCACCTAAAGGACCCGAGCCGCGACCAGGAGGGGCTGGGCCACGGCGAGGGCTACAAGTACCCCCACGCCTACCGCGAGCACTACACGCCGCAGCAGTACCTGCCCAACGAAATGCAGGGCACCTACTTCTACGATCCGAGCGGAGAGGGGTACGAGGAGCAGGTCGCCAACCGGCTGGCGCAGTGGCGGGAGCGCGACTTCGACGAGGACGTGGTGAAGCGGGCGCACCAGTACGCCGACGACGAAGCGTAA
- a CDS encoding sulfurtransferase, whose product MSTYANPDVLVSTDWAADRLDDPEVRFVEVDVDTSAYEEGHVPGAVGWDWETQLADTQTRDLASKEDFQSLLRSSGIDDDTTIVLYGDNDNWFAAWAFWQLAYYGHEDTKVLDGGRKKWLAEDYPLSTETPDYEAGTWSASAPDNSIRAFSGYVQQTLDRDDVELVDVRSPEEFSGEKLGPDGLNEGAQRGGHIPGAHNINWSEAVNEDGTFKSAEELKEIYEERGITPDKETIAYCRIGERSSHSWFVLSQLLGHPRVRNYDGSWTEWGNLVGVPIETGADPVAA is encoded by the coding sequence ATGAGTACCTACGCGAATCCCGATGTTCTCGTCTCCACCGACTGGGCCGCCGATCGCCTCGATGACCCCGAGGTGCGGTTTGTCGAGGTGGACGTCGACACCTCCGCCTACGAGGAGGGCCACGTGCCCGGCGCCGTGGGCTGGGACTGGGAAACACAGCTGGCCGACACGCAGACCCGTGACCTGGCGTCGAAAGAAGACTTCCAGTCGCTGCTGCGCAGCTCGGGCATCGACGACGACACGACGATCGTCCTCTATGGCGACAACGACAATTGGTTTGCCGCCTGGGCCTTCTGGCAGCTTGCGTACTACGGCCACGAGGACACGAAAGTCCTGGACGGCGGCCGCAAGAAGTGGCTCGCCGAGGACTACCCCCTGAGCACCGAGACGCCGGACTACGAGGCGGGCACCTGGTCGGCCTCGGCCCCCGACAATTCCATCCGCGCCTTCTCCGGGTACGTCCAGCAGACGCTCGACCGCGACGACGTGGAGCTGGTCGACGTGCGCTCCCCGGAAGAGTTTAGCGGTGAGAAGCTGGGGCCGGACGGCCTGAACGAGGGCGCGCAGCGCGGCGGCCACATTCCCGGCGCCCACAACATCAACTGGAGCGAGGCCGTGAACGAGGACGGCACCTTCAAGAGCGCCGAGGAGCTGAAAGAGATCTACGAGGAGCGCGGCATCACGCCCGACAAAGAGACCATTGCCTACTGCCGCATCGGCGAGCGGTCGAGCCACAGCTGGTTCGTCCTCTCGCAGCTGCTCGGCCACCCGCGCGTCCGCAACTACGACGGCTCGTGGACCGAGTGGGGCAACCTCGTGGGCGTACCCATCGAGACCGGGGCCGACCCTGTGGCCGCCTAG
- a CDS encoding YfhO family protein codes for MASSAQTPTPRTAQADTFWTRLSPTTRHAGCLGIVLVVALAFYAPAVFEGKNIQGTDSITFRANAQVTVEHHQETGEWARWAPNVFGGMPYINEQISVLQLDDVVNLVRGAAWPVSLLFVLMAGVYLLVFYLTRNHLSGLLSGLAFGFTTYIPIIIGVGHGTKFVALAYAPYVVLAFVYTLRNPSLLGGLLFAGALALQLRANHPQIVFYTGMLLLLWWIVEAIGAWREERVPELATSTGWLALGTVLSLAMAAEPYLARYQYKQYSVRGAAAAVSGGGGGGGGMGWTAAMRWSHGPGELFTFVVADAFGGGGQTYWGPKTFTEGPHYMGGVVMALAGLAVWRVRTWLVWGLGLSVLGTALFALGKYAAWVNGPMFQYFPFFDAFRGPEMWLSVTALALAILAGIGLDYALRRGERQGRRAQSTDPRQRPLLIAFGAVFGIVALVWLAPNTFFDFEKPNEQQRIRQALLRQNPNVSPQNPRVQKAVQQQMQKLKTQRRSALTTDTQRTMLFLVLAAGVLVLYRRETLPAWGAGLAVVAIVGIDLWGVDSRYMGADRYSSQEVEQSIPTYPFDQFIKKKQQAAGGLGRFRVLSLVEGDPTSRARPSYHYENVGGYHGAKLQRYQDYLDHILQVTGSGPPNENALDLMNTRYIAARQQLPGTEVAYRSQESGVLVLENQDALPRGFLVGQTEVVDAPKQTWSRLRSSTFNPRQTALLPAPLDQPVVPLDSNSTAEVTLEHYEPEEIRWTVETDAPRLFVASEVYYPAGWNAYLDGEQVPIHRTNYLLRGVHVPAGEHTVEMRFEPAADRYGTWIAWASTILVYGGVVALVGMRVRRQRGAGAGDDDA; via the coding sequence ATGGCTTCCTCCGCCCAGACGCCCACCCCGCGCACCGCACAGGCCGATACGTTCTGGACGCGGCTCTCCCCGACGACACGACATGCGGGCTGCCTCGGAATCGTGCTGGTGGTGGCCCTTGCCTTCTACGCCCCCGCCGTCTTCGAGGGAAAAAACATCCAGGGCACCGACAGTATCACCTTTCGGGCCAACGCACAGGTGACGGTAGAGCATCACCAAGAGACGGGGGAGTGGGCCCGCTGGGCCCCGAACGTATTTGGCGGGATGCCCTACATCAACGAGCAGATCTCCGTCCTACAGCTCGACGATGTGGTAAACCTGGTCCGTGGTGCTGCGTGGCCGGTATCCCTCCTGTTTGTGCTTATGGCGGGCGTCTACCTGCTCGTCTTCTACCTGACGCGGAATCATCTCTCGGGGCTTTTGTCGGGGCTTGCCTTCGGGTTTACGACGTACATTCCCATCATCATCGGGGTGGGGCACGGGACCAAGTTCGTGGCGCTGGCCTACGCGCCGTACGTCGTCCTGGCCTTCGTGTATACCCTTCGGAATCCGTCCCTTTTAGGAGGCCTCCTGTTCGCCGGGGCGCTGGCCCTTCAGCTGCGGGCCAATCACCCGCAGATTGTGTTCTACACGGGCATGCTGCTCCTCCTGTGGTGGATTGTGGAGGCCATTGGGGCCTGGCGGGAGGAGCGCGTGCCGGAGCTGGCCACGTCCACCGGCTGGCTCGCGCTGGGGACCGTGTTGAGCCTCGCCATGGCCGCGGAGCCGTACCTGGCCCGGTACCAGTACAAGCAGTACTCGGTGCGGGGGGCCGCGGCGGCCGTAAGCGGCGGCGGAGGCGGCGGTGGGGGCATGGGCTGGACGGCGGCCATGCGGTGGAGTCACGGGCCGGGGGAGCTGTTCACGTTCGTCGTCGCGGATGCATTTGGCGGCGGCGGGCAAACGTACTGGGGGCCCAAGACCTTTACGGAGGGGCCGCACTACATGGGCGGGGTTGTCATGGCCCTGGCCGGCCTGGCGGTGTGGCGCGTGCGCACCTGGTTGGTTTGGGGGCTCGGGCTCAGCGTGCTCGGGACGGCGCTCTTTGCCCTGGGCAAGTACGCCGCCTGGGTCAACGGGCCGATGTTTCAGTACTTCCCGTTTTTCGATGCTTTTCGGGGGCCGGAAATGTGGCTGAGCGTCACGGCCCTCGCCCTCGCCATCCTGGCCGGCATTGGCCTGGACTACGCGCTGCGACGCGGAGAGCGACAGGGGCGACGAGCGCAGTCCACCGATCCTCGGCAGCGCCCCCTTCTCATTGCATTCGGGGCCGTGTTCGGAATTGTGGCGCTGGTCTGGCTTGCCCCCAATACGTTCTTCGACTTCGAGAAGCCCAACGAGCAGCAACGCATCCGGCAGGCCCTGCTTCGTCAGAACCCGAACGTCTCGCCCCAGAACCCGCGTGTGCAAAAGGCGGTGCAGCAGCAGATGCAGAAGCTCAAAACGCAGCGGCGCTCCGCCCTCACGACCGACACGCAGCGGACGATGCTCTTCCTCGTTCTGGCCGCAGGGGTGCTCGTGCTGTACCGCCGCGAGACCCTCCCGGCATGGGGGGCGGGCCTGGCGGTCGTGGCGATCGTGGGCATCGACCTCTGGGGCGTCGATTCGCGGTACATGGGAGCCGACCGCTACTCGTCCCAAGAGGTGGAGCAGTCCATCCCGACGTACCCGTTTGACCAGTTCATCAAGAAAAAGCAGCAGGCGGCCGGGGGGCTGGGTCGCTTTCGCGTTCTCTCGCTGGTCGAGGGAGACCCGACGAGCAGGGCACGCCCCTCCTACCACTACGAAAACGTAGGGGGGTACCATGGGGCCAAGCTGCAGCGCTATCAAGACTATCTTGATCACATCCTGCAGGTGACTGGCTCGGGCCCGCCGAACGAGAACGCCCTCGACCTGATGAACACGCGCTACATCGCGGCCCGTCAGCAGTTGCCGGGGACCGAGGTGGCCTACCGCAGTCAGGAGTCGGGCGTACTGGTGCTGGAGAACCAAGACGCCCTGCCGCGCGGCTTTCTCGTGGGGCAGACGGAGGTTGTTGACGCCCCGAAACAGACCTGGTCGCGGCTGCGCTCCTCGACGTTCAACCCGCGGCAGACCGCCCTTCTTCCAGCACCCCTCGACCAGCCGGTCGTGCCCCTCGACAGCAATAGCACGGCCGAGGTGACCCTGGAGCACTACGAGCCGGAAGAGATCCGGTGGACCGTAGAGACGGATGCGCCCCGCTTGTTCGTGGCGAGTGAGGTGTATTACCCGGCCGGCTGGAACGCGTACCTGGACGGAGAGCAGGTGCCCATCCACCGCACCAACTACCTGCTGCGCGGCGTGCATGTGCCGGCGGGAGAGCACACGGTGGAGATGCGCTTCGAGCCGGCGGCCGACCGCTACGGCACCTGGATCGCGTGGGCGAGCACGATCCTTGTCTACGGGGGCGTCGTAGCACTCGTTGGCATGCGGGTGCGCCGGCAGAGAGGCGCGGGCGCCGGCGACGATGACGCGTAG
- a CDS encoding TRAP transporter small permease subunit: MDRWLRWARRIDRLNDRIGRLLYWLTLAMVGVGAFNALARYLDKYTGLGLSSNMWIEMQWYLFSLVFLLGAAYTLEYDDHVRVDVLYSRLSRRGRAWVDILGTLCFLLPFCGLVLWMSIPFVSNSWAILEGSPDPGGLPRYPIKTVIPLALLLVMAQGVALIVRKVAVLRGHEVTDPVDRESRPRAG; the protein is encoded by the coding sequence ATGGACCGCTGGCTTCGGTGGGCCCGCCGCATCGACCGCCTGAACGACCGGATCGGCCGCCTGCTCTACTGGCTGACCCTCGCGATGGTGGGGGTCGGTGCGTTCAACGCCCTGGCCCGCTACCTCGACAAGTATACGGGCCTTGGGCTGAGCTCCAACATGTGGATCGAGATGCAGTGGTACCTCTTTAGCCTCGTCTTTCTGCTGGGGGCGGCCTACACGCTGGAGTACGACGACCACGTGCGGGTGGACGTGCTGTACAGTCGGCTCTCACGCCGGGGCCGGGCGTGGGTCGACATCCTGGGCACGCTGTGCTTTCTCCTGCCGTTCTGCGGGCTGGTGCTGTGGATGTCGATTCCGTTCGTGAGCAATTCGTGGGCCATCCTGGAGGGGTCGCCCGACCCCGGCGGCCTGCCCCGCTACCCCATCAAGACCGTCATCCCGCTGGCGCTCCTGCTGGTGATGGCGCAGGGCGTGGCCCTCATTGTTCGGAAGGTGGCGGTGCTCCGCGGCCACGAGGTGACGGACCCGGTGGATCGCGAGTCCCGGCCCCGCGCAGGGTGA